The following are from one region of the uncultured Hyphomonas sp. genome:
- a CDS encoding DUF2093 domain-containing protein: MLTRSSQPAGEARLRYLDADIEVLAPGDYVLCAVTGRKIPVQALRYWSVDRQEAYWDADAASSRMVPAKD; encoded by the coding sequence ATGCTTACACGATCCAGCCAACCCGCCGGCGAAGCCCGCCTTCGTTATCTCGATGCCGACATCGAAGTGCTCGCCCCCGGCGACTATGTGCTCTGCGCTGTCACCGGCCGGAAGATCCCGGTCCAGGCCCTGCGCTATTGGAGCGTCGACCGGCAGGAAGCCTATTGGGACGCAGACGCTGCATCATCCCGTATGGTTCCGGCAAAGGACTGA
- a CDS encoding M23 family metallopeptidase: MMRDILLMVVMCTGACLAAPMAGAETAVAPSPSTQEDCGGALTQGGLVICHGIPGTVFTVAGRKLTADASGSAQFGLATNAPSVIGWSSSTGAFGDLAIETRHDDFRTIEGFDCDKVDARSEAQKAHAGRSWVKKRDAFATFNDGPGALTGFIKPADVPASSPFGPTRKYIGVSKVTGEPCESVSVHRGYDMAAPVGTPIVAPAEGTVILADPDLYYEGGAIFLDHGHGLVSVFMHLSEVDVKAGDIVARGDLLAKSGNTGRTTGPHLHWAVKWRNPEASDRGGDFYIDPALLLELPVSDEAESPSD, translated from the coding sequence ATGATGCGTGACATCCTCCTGATGGTCGTGATGTGCACGGGCGCCTGCCTTGCGGCACCGATGGCAGGCGCGGAAACAGCCGTTGCTCCATCGCCCTCCACACAGGAAGATTGCGGCGGCGCGCTGACGCAGGGCGGGCTTGTCATCTGTCATGGCATCCCGGGCACAGTGTTCACGGTTGCAGGCCGCAAGCTGACGGCGGATGCCTCGGGCAGCGCGCAGTTCGGTCTCGCCACAAATGCGCCGTCGGTCATCGGCTGGTCGTCGAGCACCGGCGCCTTTGGCGACCTGGCGATTGAGACACGGCATGACGATTTCCGCACCATCGAGGGCTTCGATTGCGACAAGGTCGATGCACGCAGCGAAGCACAGAAGGCTCATGCCGGGCGGTCCTGGGTGAAGAAGCGGGACGCCTTTGCCACATTCAATGATGGCCCCGGCGCGCTGACCGGCTTCATCAAGCCCGCAGATGTGCCGGCCTCCTCGCCCTTCGGGCCGACGCGGAAATATATCGGCGTCAGCAAGGTGACCGGCGAACCCTGCGAGTCTGTCTCGGTCCACCGGGGCTACGACATGGCAGCGCCTGTGGGCACGCCGATTGTTGCCCCGGCCGAAGGCACCGTGATCCTCGCAGACCCTGACCTTTACTATGAAGGCGGCGCGATCTTCCTCGACCATGGGCACGGGCTCGTCTCGGTGTTCATGCATCTGTCGGAAGTGGACGTGAAAGCAGGCGACATCGTCGCGCGCGGCGACCTGCTGGCGAAGTCCGGCAATACCGGCCGCACAACCGGGCCGCACCTGCACTGGGCGGTAAAGTGGCGCAATCCGGAAGCCAGCGACCGGGGCGGTGATTTCTATATCGATCCGGCTCTGCTGCTGGAGCTTCCCGTGTCCGACGAGGCTGAGAGCCCCTCAGACTGA
- a CDS encoding quinone oxidoreductase, which produces MHDAYRIIMHETGGTDVLKVEDFEPRQPGPGEALVKQAASGLNFIDTYFRTGLYPVKLPFVHGSEGAGTVEAVGEGVTQVKPGDRVAYLGSGTYATHFTGPADRMVKLPDGISEEDGAAVMLKGLTAWMLLFEIRPITDRDTVLIWAPVGGVGSVLTPWAASLGARVIAVTSTPEKAEKAEEFGASDVIVGYEDVTKKVRDLTGGEGVDVSLDSVGKRSFEASLSSLKKRGWMISYGNASGAADPMPPGRLAAGGSLILTRPTLFSFIDQPEDLARGAHHLFAAMKAGTFGADIGQRFYMKEAGKAHEALESGTTTGATVLLP; this is translated from the coding sequence ATGCACGACGCTTACCGGATCATCATGCACGAAACCGGCGGCACGGATGTGCTGAAGGTGGAAGATTTCGAACCGCGCCAGCCGGGCCCCGGCGAAGCGCTGGTGAAGCAGGCCGCCTCCGGCCTCAATTTCATCGACACGTATTTCCGCACCGGGCTTTACCCGGTGAAGCTGCCTTTCGTGCACGGCTCCGAAGGCGCCGGCACGGTGGAAGCCGTCGGTGAAGGCGTCACTCAAGTGAAGCCTGGTGACCGGGTCGCCTATCTTGGCAGCGGCACCTATGCGACGCATTTCACCGGCCCGGCAGACCGGATGGTGAAACTGCCGGACGGCATATCAGAGGAAGACGGCGCAGCGGTCATGCTCAAGGGCCTGACGGCCTGGATGCTGCTGTTCGAGATTCGCCCCATCACGGACCGTGACACGGTGTTGATCTGGGCCCCTGTAGGCGGCGTGGGCAGCGTGCTGACGCCCTGGGCGGCCAGTCTTGGCGCACGCGTGATCGCCGTGACCTCGACGCCGGAAAAGGCCGAGAAGGCCGAAGAGTTTGGCGCCAGCGATGTGATCGTCGGCTATGAAGATGTCACGAAGAAAGTTCGTGATCTGACGGGCGGAGAAGGCGTTGACGTGTCCCTCGACAGTGTAGGCAAGCGCAGTTTCGAGGCGTCCCTCTCCAGCTTGAAGAAGCGTGGCTGGATGATCTCCTACGGCAATGCCTCCGGCGCCGCAGACCCGATGCCGCCCGGCCGCCTCGCCGCAGGGGGATCGCTGATCCTTACCCGGCCGACACTGTTCAGCTTCATCGACCAGCCAGAAGACCTCGCCCGCGGTGCACACCATCTGTTCGCTGCCATGAAGGCCGGCACGTTCGGAGCTGACATCGGTCAGCGCTTCTATATGAAAGAAGCTGGCAAAGCGCACGAAGCCCTCGAAAGCGGCACGACAACCGGCGCAACGGTTCTGTTGCCGTAA
- a CDS encoding TerC family protein yields the protein MTELLASPAFWGSLATLTFLEIVLGIDNLLFISIATGKLQGDQKTAATRIGVWGAMVLRIGMLGLIFWILQLDKSPLFHLPHELAVALAGGSTEAEHHIEYVTLKDVILFAGGLFLLWKGTQEIHSAVEGTGHEETTAKAGFGSVVVQLIVINIVFSLDSVITAIGMTTMLPVMIAAVVLSTIVMAIAATPLANFIANHPTTKMLALAFILLVGVALVADGLGFHIPRGYLYFAIAFSLVVELLNIQARKQAPKTKGH from the coding sequence ATGACTGAACTACTCGCCTCACCGGCCTTCTGGGGCAGCCTTGCCACCCTGACTTTCCTCGAAATCGTGCTCGGCATCGACAATCTGCTCTTTATCTCCATCGCGACGGGGAAGCTGCAGGGCGATCAGAAGACGGCCGCCACCCGTATCGGCGTCTGGGGCGCGATGGTGCTGCGCATCGGAATGCTGGGCCTGATCTTCTGGATCCTGCAGCTGGACAAGTCGCCCCTGTTCCACCTGCCTCATGAGCTGGCCGTGGCCCTCGCCGGCGGCAGTACCGAAGCTGAGCACCATATCGAATATGTCACGCTGAAAGACGTGATCCTGTTCGCAGGCGGCCTGTTCCTCTTATGGAAAGGCACGCAGGAGATCCATTCCGCTGTGGAAGGCACCGGCCATGAAGAGACCACGGCGAAAGCCGGCTTCGGCAGCGTGGTTGTGCAGTTGATCGTCATCAACATCGTCTTCTCGCTGGACAGCGTCATCACCGCGATCGGCATGACGACCATGCTGCCGGTGATGATCGCGGCGGTGGTGCTGTCCACCATCGTGATGGCGATTGCTGCCACGCCCCTGGCGAACTTCATCGCAAACCACCCGACGACCAAGATGCTGGCGCTTGCCTTTATCCTTCTTGTCGGCGTGGCGCTTGTGGCCGACGGTCTCGGCTTCCATATCCCCAGAGGGTATCTCTACTTCGCCATTGCGTTCTCGCTGGTCGTGGAACTGCTGAATATCCAGGCGCGAAAACAGGCGCCGAAAACGAAAGGACACTGA
- the rnhB gene encoding ribonuclease HII, whose protein sequence is MDLFGTLTCGVDEAGRGPWAGPVTAAAVILDPANPIEGLTDSKKLSEARRDALAPLIRERAMAWCVAHASVEEIDRLNIREATFLAMRRAVDGLQHAPALALIDGNALPGGLACEARAIVKGDLTEPAISAASILAKTVRDALMLELDATYPGYGLARHKGYGTAIHAEALTRLGPAPCHRMSFAPVRKASLSA, encoded by the coding sequence ATGGACCTGTTCGGAACCCTCACCTGCGGCGTCGACGAAGCTGGCCGCGGCCCCTGGGCCGGACCAGTGACAGCGGCAGCCGTGATCCTCGATCCGGCGAACCCGATTGAGGGCCTGACGGACTCCAAGAAACTCTCCGAAGCCAGACGCGACGCCCTCGCGCCACTGATCCGCGAACGTGCCATGGCCTGGTGCGTCGCCCATGCCAGCGTTGAGGAAATCGACCGGCTGAACATCCGCGAGGCGACCTTTCTGGCCATGCGGCGCGCGGTAGACGGGCTGCAGCATGCGCCCGCCCTGGCACTGATCGACGGCAACGCCCTGCCCGGCGGCCTGGCCTGCGAGGCCCGTGCCATCGTGAAGGGCGATCTGACGGAGCCTGCCATCTCGGCGGCCTCGATCCTCGCCAAAACAGTGCGGGACGCGCTGATGCTGGAGCTGGACGCAACCTATCCCGGCTATGGCCTCGCCCGGCACAAGGGATATGGCACCGCCATACATGCCGAAGCCCTCACCCGTCTCGGCCCGGCGCCATGCCACAGGATGAGCTTTGCCCCGGTCCGCAAGGCCAGCCTGTCCGCCTGA
- a CDS encoding GIY-YIG nuclease family protein, whose protein sequence is MLFLFGWQTWWGESGRPYRFNITLTRKGLPDEGGIYIFVRRRFVFFLQPLYIGKATNFRSRLIGHERWWEAWWKRGATERHVMIVKKPADRARIEEDLIRNYQPRMNDILVPRGADDAPNNKRLRRWWKIKRWFRIPFLT, encoded by the coding sequence ATGCTGTTTCTGTTTGGCTGGCAAACCTGGTGGGGTGAATCCGGCCGGCCGTACCGGTTCAATATTACGCTGACACGCAAGGGTCTGCCGGATGAGGGTGGGATCTATATTTTCGTGCGCCGCCGGTTCGTGTTCTTCCTGCAGCCGCTTTACATCGGCAAGGCGACCAATTTCCGCTCGCGCCTGATCGGGCATGAGCGCTGGTGGGAAGCCTGGTGGAAGCGCGGCGCCACCGAACGCCATGTAATGATTGTAAAAAAACCCGCAGACAGGGCCCGTATCGAGGAAGACCTGATTCGGAATTACCAGCCGCGCATGAACGACATCCTCGTTCCTCGCGGCGCAGATGATGCACCGAACAACAAACGCCTGCGCCGCTGGTGGAAGATCAAGCGCTGGTTCCGGATTCCGTTCCTCACCTAG
- a CDS encoding transglutaminase family protein — protein MKLHVSSDLRYSFQPGTGAVVSVHAATSPDQTVISESLEIDPLPQLVFDPADARGERRFRAELSGDVGIRYEAVVDNGARSLLPSGATRHAWPDLPVEALVFLLPSRYCASDRFISFADKTFGSIPDGGAMVQAVLSWLYENIEYAFGISSADTTAEHTFVERRGVCRDFTHLGITLCRALNIPARAVSAYALGLEPQDFHAVFEVYLENAWWLVDPTGLVPVENLVRIGVGRDAADIAFLSTSSPCSLIWQTVQVSPAV, from the coding sequence ATGAAGCTGCATGTGTCGTCAGACCTGCGCTATTCCTTCCAGCCCGGGACAGGGGCCGTCGTCTCGGTTCATGCCGCGACCTCACCGGACCAGACCGTCATATCGGAAAGTCTTGAGATCGACCCGCTGCCACAGCTGGTTTTCGATCCGGCGGATGCCCGCGGCGAGCGCCGCTTCCGGGCAGAGCTGTCCGGCGATGTGGGCATCCGGTACGAAGCGGTCGTCGACAATGGCGCGCGATCTCTCCTGCCATCCGGGGCGACCCGGCACGCCTGGCCGGACCTTCCGGTCGAAGCGCTCGTCTTCCTGTTGCCCAGCCGCTATTGTGCGTCGGACCGGTTCATCTCGTTCGCGGATAAAACATTCGGATCGATTCCGGACGGCGGCGCCATGGTACAGGCGGTGCTGAGCTGGCTTTACGAAAACATCGAATATGCCTTCGGCATCAGCAGCGCCGACACGACAGCCGAGCACACATTTGTGGAGCGCAGAGGCGTTTGCCGCGACTTTACCCACCTCGGCATAACGCTCTGCCGCGCGCTCAATATTCCGGCTCGCGCGGTCAGCGCCTATGCGCTGGGGCTCGAGCCGCAGGATTTCCATGCGGTGTTTGAGGTGTATCTCGAGAATGCCTGGTGGCTTGTCGATCCGACCGGGCTGGTGCCGGTGGAAAATCTTGTCCGGATCGGCGTCGGGCGCGATGCGGCGGACATCGCGTTCCTGTCCACCTCGTCCCCCTGCAGCCTGATCTGGCAGACTGTGCAGGTCTCGCCTGCGGTCTAG
- the ttcA gene encoding tRNA 2-thiocytidine(32) synthetase TtcA, translating into MAKLHAMADDVSTFTGAPPLFAETPDSVSFKKLRKRLVRGALQAIDAYGMVDRRAVESGAAPRPKWLVCLSGGKDSYGLLAVLMDLQYQGALPVDLIACNLDQGQPGFPKHILPEWLDKIGAPYRIVTEDTYSIVTDKVPEGRTFCSMCSRLRRGILYRIAREEGCDAIVLGHHRDDALETFMMNLIHGGRLAAMPPKLLNDEGDVMVLRPLITAAEDDLEKFSNAMNFPIIPCNLCGSQDGLQRVAMKQMLTEWERKKPGVRQVMAHALATVRPSHLHDPKIFDFLGLAPGGEGEDDPNVPF; encoded by the coding sequence ATGGCAAAGCTGCACGCCATGGCAGATGACGTTTCCACTTTCACCGGCGCCCCCCCGCTTTTCGCTGAGACGCCGGATTCGGTAAGTTTCAAGAAGCTGCGCAAGCGGTTGGTGCGCGGCGCCCTTCAGGCGATCGATGCCTATGGCATGGTTGACCGGCGCGCGGTGGAAAGCGGCGCGGCGCCCCGGCCGAAATGGCTGGTTTGCCTCTCCGGCGGCAAGGACAGCTATGGCCTGCTGGCGGTGCTGATGGATCTGCAATATCAGGGCGCCCTGCCCGTGGACCTGATCGCCTGCAATCTGGACCAGGGCCAGCCGGGCTTTCCCAAACACATCCTGCCGGAATGGCTGGACAAGATCGGTGCGCCGTATCGTATCGTGACCGAAGACACCTATTCCATTGTCACCGACAAGGTGCCGGAGGGGCGGACATTCTGCTCCATGTGCTCGCGCCTGCGCCGGGGCATTCTCTACCGGATCGCGCGGGAGGAAGGGTGTGACGCCATCGTTCTCGGTCACCATCGCGACGATGCGCTGGAGACATTCATGATGAACCTCATCCATGGCGGGCGGCTGGCGGCGATGCCGCCAAAGCTGCTGAACGACGAAGGCGATGTCATGGTGCTCCGCCCTCTGATCACAGCTGCGGAAGACGATCTTGAGAAGTTCTCCAATGCGATGAACTTCCCGATTATCCCGTGCAATCTGTGCGGCAGCCAGGACGGCCTGCAGCGCGTCGCCATGAAACAGATGCTGACAGAGTGGGAACGCAAGAAGCCGGGCGTGCGCCAGGTGATGGCCCATGCCCTCGCCACCGTCCGCCCCAGCCATCTGCACGACCCGAAGATCTTCGACTTCCTGGGCCTCGCCCCCGGCGGCGAAGGCGAAGACGACCCGAACGTCCCGTTCTGA
- a CDS encoding LysR substrate-binding domain-containing protein translates to MRPTLRQLQYIVAVAETGRFRDAATQLGVSQPSLSEQISDAEAQLGVTLIERARTGAVLTPAGAEIVRRARIILTHVEDLKTVARQTAGDLAGRYRLGTLPTIGPYLLPSAVRELHQLYPDLRMGVREERTIDLDEKLNDGRLDMIISTAEDHLNSESMQLFDEQLYVCTASDDPIGRGDGPLKVSALKGREVLSLGYGHRLSTVVQKLAEAAGAHVSTEYEGTSLDAIRQMAGMGAGIAIVPSLYAVMEANKDPHQIVRPIGHPLARRQISLVWRSGSPLEHNIQKLGLVFRDVAADLLAQSGKTVKGET, encoded by the coding sequence ATGAGGCCAACCCTTCGCCAACTTCAGTACATTGTCGCTGTCGCGGAAACTGGCCGGTTTCGCGATGCCGCCACGCAATTGGGCGTGAGCCAGCCGAGCCTGTCCGAACAGATTTCGGATGCAGAAGCCCAACTCGGCGTGACGCTGATCGAACGGGCAAGAACCGGCGCGGTGTTGACCCCGGCGGGAGCGGAAATCGTCCGGCGTGCGCGGATTATTCTGACGCATGTAGAAGACCTGAAGACGGTTGCGCGCCAAACTGCGGGCGATCTGGCGGGGCGCTACAGGCTGGGAACCCTGCCGACCATTGGCCCTTACCTGTTGCCGAGCGCGGTGCGGGAGCTTCACCAGCTATACCCCGATCTCAGGATGGGCGTCCGGGAAGAGCGGACGATCGACCTCGATGAAAAGCTCAATGATGGCCGGCTCGACATGATCATCTCCACGGCCGAGGATCATCTCAATTCAGAATCCATGCAGCTCTTCGATGAGCAGCTTTATGTCTGTACGGCATCGGACGATCCGATTGGCCGGGGGGATGGTCCTTTGAAGGTTTCCGCCCTCAAGGGGCGTGAAGTGCTCAGTCTGGGATATGGTCACCGCCTCAGTACGGTGGTGCAGAAACTGGCAGAAGCCGCAGGCGCGCATGTGTCGACGGAATATGAAGGCACGTCGCTGGATGCGATCCGGCAGATGGCCGGCATGGGGGCGGGCATTGCGATTGTCCCCAGTCTTTATGCCGTGATGGAGGCAAACAAGGATCCTCACCAGATCGTTCGTCCGATCGGTCACCCCCTGGCGCGCCGCCAGATCAGCCTGGTGTGGCGGTCCGGGTCTCCTCTTGAACACAACATTCAGAAACTCGGATTGGTGTTCAGGGACGTGGCGGCAGACCTTCTGGCGCAATCGGGAAAGACCGTGAAAGGAGAAACCTAA